In Candidatus Limnocylindrales bacterium, the genomic window TTTCCCTTGGCAAGAGAGGTGGTTTGTGTTATATTGATATATAACACAATAAAACTAATGTTTAAGACAGAGGTTCTAAGTTTGACGTTCTAACGGCTTCACGTTTTAACGAGGACTTAGAGCTTTGAGTTATGGACTCCTACGCGTATCTTTTTACTTCGGGTAACGGGGAATATTCCCAAGGCAGTGTGGGGACTAAAGAGGAAGCCGAATTCGATGAGGATCTGTTGGATGCCTATTCCCATGCTGTGATCAAGGTAGCCGAGAAACTAAGCCCGGTGGTTGTGAATATCGATGTGACAGTGGAGCGAAAAGGGCGAACCCAGCAAGGTTATCTGGTACCTTTTCAGGCCAGGGGAAGCGGATCCGGGATCATCCTGACTCCAGATGGCTTTATTTTAACCAACAGCCATGTGATTCATGAGGCGAAGAAAATTGAAGTAACGTTGAATGATGGCCGCAAGTATGTGGCCCGGGTCATTGGAGAAGATCCTCAAACGGATCTGGCCGTTATACGCATCGATGATGCTTTCGGTCTTCCCATGGCCGAGTTAGGAGATTCTAAAAAGCTGAAGGTAGGGCAGTTGGTCATTGCTATCGGAAACCCCTATGGTTTTCAGTGTACCGTTACGGCAGGGGTGATTAGTGCTTTAGGACGCTCTTTAAGAACCCAAAGTGGGCGACTTATTGAAGATATCATCCAGACCGATGCCGCCCTCAATCCTGGGAGTTCTGGGGGGGCATTGGTAGATTCCAGGGGTCGGGTCATCGGGGTTAATACCGCCGTTATCATGCCTGCTCAGGGAATTTGCTTTGCCATTCCCATCAATACGGCTAAACATGTGGCGGCCTTACTTATTACCTCAGGAAAGGTGACCCGAGGTTATCTGGGTATTGCAGGGCAATTACGACCTTTACATCGGAGCTGGATACGGACTTTTCATTTGCCCAACGAAACGGGGGTTCTGGTCCTGTCTGTAAATCCAGGAAGCCCCGCCGAACAGGCCGGACTCCGAGAGGGGGATATTATTATCGCTTTAGGAGATATGCCTGTGAGTGGAGTAGATGATATTCACCGTTTCCTGACCGAACATCCAGTCCGGGTGGCCTATCCGATTACTGTTCTCCGGAATCTGGAAAAATTAACCCTTCAGGTTATTCCCATCGAATATGACGGGAAGTAGAAGAAGTTCTTAAATCGGGGCGGATCAGATCTTGAGGGAAGGCTAACTCGGCAGGATTTGCCGATAGAGGAATGCGCGGGCCCAGGCAATCTCTTTGGCACTGAATTCACCCAGTGCTAAAAAAGCCAGGGGAATAAGGAATCCAATAATGGGTAATTTTATTAAAAGCAACAGATTGGGAACAGGCCAGAGAACAGCCAGCAGGTAAGCAAGTCCGCAAACCAGGATGCTTCGCCACAGGGTTCCTGCCGGGGGGAGGATCTGCCAGATATAATAGACGGTTAATACGGCCATCCCCGCGCCCAGGCTGGCCACCAGGGCTGTAACCAGGGAGGCCCCCAGAGCCCCTAACCTGGGAATTAACACCAGATGACCCACGATGGCTAAAAGCGGCAGAGGTCCGGTCAGTGCAAAGGCCCAGGTAGATCTATTAACAGAAATCAGAATGGAGGTGGCCACCGATACCAGGACTAAAATCATGGAACCGAAGTTTAACAGCGCCAAGAGAGGTGCCGCAGGCAAAAAGGTAGGCCCAAAAACCAACTGGACAATATCCGGAGCGGCCCCGGCAACCATGGCCGTAAAGGGTAATAGCCCAATAACCAAACGCATGGCATCACGACCCAACTCCTTAGCCTGATAACTGTTTCCGGTACGTAGCAGACGGCTTAAGGTGGAGAGGAGAAGGGGAGAAAAGGATAGGGCAAAAGTACCTGGAATTACAGCTAAATTTTGTGCTACATTGTAGATCCCTGTTTGTTCTGTAGTAGCTCCCAATCCTTTCAAAATAAAGAGATCTAGCCGGTTATAGAGACTTACACTCAGGGCCGATAGGAACAACGGAATGGCATTTTCCCAAAATTTCCAGGTGGGAAGGTTAGAACGGCCAAACAGGGAAGGTCGAAGATAGAAGTAGCCGATAAGGAATTCCACCAGGGAGGCTCCCATACTGCCTAGAATGGCACCGGGTATGGAAAAGCCTAACTCGACCAGGAGAACGATCAACAAGAGTCTCGCGATATAACGACCTGCACTGATGAGGGCCCGTTGCCTGAAGCTACCCAGACCGATCAGGATATTTCGGTAGGCGTAGGTAATACTGAAGAGCGGAATATCTAAGGCAAACAACCGGATATAAGCAGCAAGTATGGGTTCATGAAGGAGTCGGGCAATGAAAGTACTTAGAAGCCATAACAGGGCAACTATTCCTGTACTTACCAAAAGGTGAAGCCGAATCAGGCTGGCTCCAACAGGTCGCCAATCCTCGGCTTCACTGATATACTTAATGGTGGGACGTGAAAAAAGCGAGGCAATGCCCCATTCAATCCAGGCAATTAAGGTTGCAACCAGGGC contains:
- a CDS encoding trypsin-like peptidase domain-containing protein; the encoded protein is MDSYAYLFTSGNGEYSQGSVGTKEEAEFDEDLLDAYSHAVIKVAEKLSPVVVNIDVTVERKGRTQQGYLVPFQARGSGSGIILTPDGFILTNSHVIHEAKKIEVTLNDGRKYVARVIGEDPQTDLAVIRIDDAFGLPMAELGDSKKLKVGQLVIAIGNPYGFQCTVTAGVISALGRSLRTQSGRLIEDIIQTDAALNPGSSGGALVDSRGRVIGVNTAVIMPAQGICFAIPINTAKHVAALLITSGKVTRGYLGIAGQLRPLHRSWIRTFHLPNETGVLVLSVNPGSPAEQAGLREGDIIIALGDMPVSGVDDIHRFLTEHPVRVAYPITVLRNLEKLTLQVIPIEYDGK
- a CDS encoding oligosaccharide flippase family protein — translated: MDSSSSQVSRRHIFDGTLRVFLAEALFLPTGLITTVFLTHRLGSSGYGLYALVATLIAWIEWGIASLFSRPTIKYISEAEDWRPVGASLIRLHLLVSTGIVALLWLLSTFIARLLHEPILAAYIRLFALDIPLFSITYAYRNILIGLGSFRQRALISAGRYIARLLLIVLLVELGFSIPGAILGSMGASLVEFLIGYFYLRPSLFGRSNLPTWKFWENAIPLFLSALSVSLYNRLDLFILKGLGATTEQTGIYNVAQNLAVIPGTFALSFSPLLLSTLSRLLRTGNSYQAKELGRDAMRLVIGLLPFTAMVAGAAPDIVQLVFGPTFLPAAPLLALLNFGSMILVLVSVATSILISVNRSTWAFALTGPLPLLAIVGHLVLIPRLGALGASLVTALVASLGAGMAVLTVYYIWQILPPAGTLWRSILVCGLAYLLAVLWPVPNLLLLIKLPIIGFLIPLAFLALGEFSAKEIAWARAFLYRQILPS